The proteins below are encoded in one region of Brassica napus cultivar Da-Ae chromosome A6, Da-Ae, whole genome shotgun sequence:
- the LOC106346972 gene encoding protein DA1 isoform X1 — MGWFNKIFKGSTQRFRLGNDHDHNGYYQSYPHDEPSADTDPDPDPDETHTQEPSTSEEDTSGQENEDIDRAIALSLIENSQGQTNNTCAANAGKYAMVDEDEQLARAIQESMVVGNTPRQKHGSSYDIGNAYGAGDVYGNGHMHGGGNVYANGDIYYPRPTAFPMDFRICAGCNMEIGHGRYLNCLNALWHPECFRCYGCRHPISEYEFSTSGNYPFHKACYRERYHPKCDVCSLFIPTNHAGLIEYRAHPFWVQKYCPSHEHDATPRCCSCERMEPRNTGYVELNDGRKLCLECLDSAVMDTFQCQPLYLQIQEFYEGLFMKVEQDVPLLLVERQALNEAREGEKNGHYHMPETRGLCLSEEQTVSTVRKRSKHGTGNWAGNMITEPYKLTRQCEVTAILILFGLPRLLTGSILAHEMMHAWMRLKGFRTLSQDVEEGICQVMAHKWLEAELAAGSRNSNVASSSSSRGVKKGPRSQYERKLGEFFKHQIESDASPVYGDGFRAGRLAVNKYGLPKTLEHIQMTGRFPV, encoded by the exons ATGGGTTGGTTTAACAAGATCTTCAAAGGCTCTACCCAAAGGTTCCGGCTTGGGAATGACCATGACCACAATGGCTATTACCAGAGTTATCCACATGATGAGCCTAGTGCTGATACTGATCCTGATCCTGATCCTGATGAAACTCATACTCAGGAACCATCTACCTCTGAG GAGGATACATCCGGCCAGGAAAACGAAGACATAGATCGTGCAATCGCATTGTCTCTTATAGAAAACAGTCAAGGACAGACTAATAATACATGCGCTG CCAACGCAGGGAAGTACGCAATGGTGGATGAAGATGAGCAACTTGCTAGAGCCATACAAGAGAGCATGGTAGTTGGGAATACACCGCGTCAGAAGCATGGAAGTAGTTATGATATTGGGAATGCATATGGGGCTGGAGACGTTTACGGGAATGGACATATGCATGGAGGTGGAAATGTATATGCCAATGGAGATATTTATTATCCAAGACCTACTGCTTTCCCAATGGATTTCAG GATTTGTGCTGGCTGCAATATGGAGATTGGACATGGAAGATATCTGAATTGCTTGAATGCACTATGGCATCCAGAATGTTTTCGATGTTATGGCTGTAGGCATCCCATCTCTGAGTACGAG TTCTCAACGTCTGGGAACTACCCTTTTCACAAAGCTTGTTATAGGGAGAGATACCATCCAAAATGTGATGTCTGCAGCCTCTTT ATTCCAACAAACCATGCTGGTCTTATTGAATATAGGGCACATCCTTTTTGGGTCCAGAAGTATTGCCCTTCTCACGAACACGATGCTACCCCAAGATGTTGCAGTTGCGAAAGAATGGAG CCACGCAATACAGGATATGTTGAACTTAACGATGGACGGAAACTTTGCCTTGAATGTCTGGACTCAGCGGTGATGGACACTTTTCAATGCCAACCTCTGTATCTGCAGATACAAGAATTCTACGAAGGTCTTTTCATGAAGGTTGAGCAGGACGTTCCACTTCTTTTAGTTGAGAGGCAAGCACTCAACGAAGCCAGAGAAGGTGAAAAGAAT GGTCACTATCACATGCCAGAGACAAGAGGACTCTGCCTTTCAGAAGAGCAAACTGTTAGCACTGTAAGAAAGAGATCGAAGCATGGCACAGGAAACTGGGCTGGGAATATGATTACAGAGCCTTACAAGTTGACACGTCAATGCGAGGTTACTGCCATTCTCATCTTGTTTGGGCTCCCTAGGCTACTCACCGGTTCGATTCTAGCTCATGAGATGATGCACGCGTGGATGCGGCTCAAGG GATTCCGGACGCTGAGCCAAGACGTTGAAGAAGGAATATGTCAAGTGATGGCTCATAAGTGGTTGGAAGCAGAGTTAGCTGCTGGTTCAAGAAACAGCAATGTTgcgtcatcttcatcttctagAGGAGTGAAGAAGGGACCAAGATCGCAGTACGAGAGGAAGCTTGGTGAGTTTTTCAAGCACCAAATCGAGTCTGATGCTTCTCCGGTTTATGGAGACGGGTTCAGGGCTGGGAGGTTAGCGGTTAACAAGTATGGTTTGCCAAAAACACTTGAGCATATACAGATGACCGGTAGATTCCCGGTTTAA
- the LOC106346972 gene encoding protein DA1 isoform X2, translating to MGWFNKIFKGSTQRFRLGNDHDHNGYYQSYPHDEPSADTDPDPDPDETHTQEPSTSEEDTSGQENEDIDRAIALSLIENSQGQTNNTCAGKYAMVDEDEQLARAIQESMVVGNTPRQKHGSSYDIGNAYGAGDVYGNGHMHGGGNVYANGDIYYPRPTAFPMDFRICAGCNMEIGHGRYLNCLNALWHPECFRCYGCRHPISEYEFSTSGNYPFHKACYRERYHPKCDVCSLFIPTNHAGLIEYRAHPFWVQKYCPSHEHDATPRCCSCERMEPRNTGYVELNDGRKLCLECLDSAVMDTFQCQPLYLQIQEFYEGLFMKVEQDVPLLLVERQALNEAREGEKNGHYHMPETRGLCLSEEQTVSTVRKRSKHGTGNWAGNMITEPYKLTRQCEVTAILILFGLPRLLTGSILAHEMMHAWMRLKGFRTLSQDVEEGICQVMAHKWLEAELAAGSRNSNVASSSSSRGVKKGPRSQYERKLGEFFKHQIESDASPVYGDGFRAGRLAVNKYGLPKTLEHIQMTGRFPV from the exons ATGGGTTGGTTTAACAAGATCTTCAAAGGCTCTACCCAAAGGTTCCGGCTTGGGAATGACCATGACCACAATGGCTATTACCAGAGTTATCCACATGATGAGCCTAGTGCTGATACTGATCCTGATCCTGATCCTGATGAAACTCATACTCAGGAACCATCTACCTCTGAG GAGGATACATCCGGCCAGGAAAACGAAGACATAGATCGTGCAATCGCATTGTCTCTTATAGAAAACAGTCAAGGACAGACTAATAATACATGCGCTG GGAAGTACGCAATGGTGGATGAAGATGAGCAACTTGCTAGAGCCATACAAGAGAGCATGGTAGTTGGGAATACACCGCGTCAGAAGCATGGAAGTAGTTATGATATTGGGAATGCATATGGGGCTGGAGACGTTTACGGGAATGGACATATGCATGGAGGTGGAAATGTATATGCCAATGGAGATATTTATTATCCAAGACCTACTGCTTTCCCAATGGATTTCAG GATTTGTGCTGGCTGCAATATGGAGATTGGACATGGAAGATATCTGAATTGCTTGAATGCACTATGGCATCCAGAATGTTTTCGATGTTATGGCTGTAGGCATCCCATCTCTGAGTACGAG TTCTCAACGTCTGGGAACTACCCTTTTCACAAAGCTTGTTATAGGGAGAGATACCATCCAAAATGTGATGTCTGCAGCCTCTTT ATTCCAACAAACCATGCTGGTCTTATTGAATATAGGGCACATCCTTTTTGGGTCCAGAAGTATTGCCCTTCTCACGAACACGATGCTACCCCAAGATGTTGCAGTTGCGAAAGAATGGAG CCACGCAATACAGGATATGTTGAACTTAACGATGGACGGAAACTTTGCCTTGAATGTCTGGACTCAGCGGTGATGGACACTTTTCAATGCCAACCTCTGTATCTGCAGATACAAGAATTCTACGAAGGTCTTTTCATGAAGGTTGAGCAGGACGTTCCACTTCTTTTAGTTGAGAGGCAAGCACTCAACGAAGCCAGAGAAGGTGAAAAGAAT GGTCACTATCACATGCCAGAGACAAGAGGACTCTGCCTTTCAGAAGAGCAAACTGTTAGCACTGTAAGAAAGAGATCGAAGCATGGCACAGGAAACTGGGCTGGGAATATGATTACAGAGCCTTACAAGTTGACACGTCAATGCGAGGTTACTGCCATTCTCATCTTGTTTGGGCTCCCTAGGCTACTCACCGGTTCGATTCTAGCTCATGAGATGATGCACGCGTGGATGCGGCTCAAGG GATTCCGGACGCTGAGCCAAGACGTTGAAGAAGGAATATGTCAAGTGATGGCTCATAAGTGGTTGGAAGCAGAGTTAGCTGCTGGTTCAAGAAACAGCAATGTTgcgtcatcttcatcttctagAGGAGTGAAGAAGGGACCAAGATCGCAGTACGAGAGGAAGCTTGGTGAGTTTTTCAAGCACCAAATCGAGTCTGATGCTTCTCCGGTTTATGGAGACGGGTTCAGGGCTGGGAGGTTAGCGGTTAACAAGTATGGTTTGCCAAAAACACTTGAGCATATACAGATGACCGGTAGATTCCCGGTTTAA